The Carassius auratus strain Wakin chromosome 27, ASM336829v1, whole genome shotgun sequence genome includes a region encoding these proteins:
- the LOC113046229 gene encoding receptor-type tyrosine-protein phosphatase mu, with the protein MRERRLGYHRPNHYIATQGPMQETAIDFWRMVWQENTATIVMVTNLVEVGRVKCCKYWPDDTEIYRDIKVTLIETQLLSEYVIRTFAVEKRGAHEIREISQFHFTGWPDHGVPYHATGLLGFVRRVKTKSPTNAGPIVVHCSAGAGRTGCFIVIDIMLDMAEREGVVDIYNCVRELRSRRVNMVQTEEQYVFIHDAILEACLCGDTTIPANQLRSVYYDMNRLDPQTNSSPIKEEFRTLNMVTPTLRVEDCSIALLPRNHEKNRCMDVLPPDRCLPFLITIDGESSNYINAALMDSYKQPSAFIVTQHPLPNTVKDFWRLVLDYHCTSIVMLNDVDPAQLCPQYWPENGVHRHGPLQVEFVSADLEEDIISRIFRIYNAARPQDGYRMVQQFQFLGWPMYRDTPVSKRSFLKLIHQVDKWQEEYDGGEGRTVVHCLNGGGRSGTFCAISIVSEMLRHQRSVDVFHAVKTLRNNKPNMVDLLDQYKFCYEVALEYLNSG; encoded by the exons ATGAGAGAACGGAGGCTG ggATATCACCGGCCGAATCACTACATCGCTACACAAG GACCGATGCAGGAGACTGCCATCGACTTCTGGAGGATGGTGTGGCAGGAGAACACGGCAACCATCGTCATGGTGACCAACCTGGTGGAAGTTGGCAGG gtgaagTGCTGTAAATACTGGCCAGATGACACCGAGATCTACAGAGACATCAAGGTGACGCTGATCGAGACGCAGCTTCTGTCTGAGTACGTCATCAGAACATTTGCGGTGGAGAAG cgaggagctcaCGAGATCCGTGAGATCAGTCAGTTTCATTTCACCGGTTGGCCGGATCACGGCGTTCCGTATCATGCCACAGGTCTGCTGGGATTCGTGCGGAGGGTCAAAACCAAATCACCCACCAATGCTGGACCCATTGTGGTCCACTGCAG TGCGGGGGCGGGGCGAACGGGCTGCTTCATCGTGATTGACATCATGCTGGACATGGCGGAGCGGGAAGGAGTCGTCGACATCTATAACTGTGTGAGAGAGCTGCGATCTCGCAGAGTCAACATGGTCCAGACCGAG GAGCAGTATGTCTTTATTCATGACGCCATCTTGGAGGCGTGTCTCTGCGGCGACACCACCATCCCAGCCAATCAGCTTCGCTCTGTTTACTACGACATGAACCGATTGGATCCTCAGACCAACTCCAGTCCAATCAAAGAGGAGTTCAGG ACGCTGAACATGGTGACGCCGACGCTGCGTGTGGAGGACTGTAGCATCGCTCTGCTGCCGAGGAATCATGAGAAGAACCGCTGCATGGATGTGCTTCCTCCGGACCGCTGCCTGCCCTTCCTCATCACCATCGACGGAGAGAGCAGCAACTACATCAACGCCGCGCTCATGGAC AGCTACAAGCAGCCGTCTGCGTTCATCGTTACCCAGCATCCTTTGCCAAACACAGTGAAGGACTTCTGGCGTCTGGTTCTGGACTATCACTGCACATCTATAGTGATGCTGAACGACGTGGATCCAGCGCAG ctgtgtCCGCAGTACTGGCCGGAGAACGGTGTTCATCGTCACGGGCCGCTGCAGGTGGAGTTTGTGTCGGCGGATCTGGAGGAGGACATCATCAGCAGGATCTTCCGCATCTACAACGCTGCACgg ccgcAGGACGGGTACAGGATGGTGCAGCAGTTCCAGTTTCTGGGCTGGCCGATGTACCGCGACACACCTGTCTCCAAACGCTCCTTCCTCAAACTCATCCATCAGGTGGACAAATGGCAGGAGGAGTACGACGGAGGAGAGGGACGCACCGTAGTGCACTGCCT GAACGGCGGCGGTCGCAGCGGGACGTTTTGTGCCATCAGCATCGTGAGTGAAATGCTGCGGCATCAGCGCTCGGTCGACGTGTTTCACGCCGTCAAAACCCTGAGGAACAACAAGCCCAACATGGTGGATCTGCTG GATCAGTACAAGTTCTGCTATGAAGTGGCTCTGGAGTATCTGAACTCAGGCTGA